One region of Turicibacter bilis genomic DNA includes:
- a CDS encoding alpha/beta fold hydrolase produces MFIKIDDLNIYYEVEGQGHPILLLHGWGQSVAAFKPVFDYLKQNFQVYSLDFPGFGQSDEPKTVWSVYDYADMVEKFIKQLEIKSPTIFGHSFGGRVGIIYAGRQNDLNKLVLVDSAGIKPKRGFDYYARVYTYKLGKKVLSLPGLRAYKEKMMENAGSSDYKNATPMMRQIMSKVVNEDLQHLMPSIQVETLLVWGDLDDATPLSDAKIMEKKIPGAGLVVFPGAGHYSYLDCLGQFLRVIDVFLEKERGE; encoded by the coding sequence ATGTTCATTAAGATAGATGATTTAAATATTTATTATGAAGTAGAGGGGCAAGGCCACCCGATTTTGTTATTACATGGATGGGGGCAAAGTGTTGCTGCATTTAAGCCAGTATTTGATTATTTGAAACAAAATTTTCAGGTATATAGTTTAGATTTTCCTGGTTTTGGTCAAAGTGATGAACCAAAAACTGTATGGTCTGTCTATGATTATGCCGATATGGTAGAGAAATTTATAAAACAGCTTGAGATTAAGAGCCCAACAATTTTCGGACATTCTTTTGGTGGACGTGTTGGGATTATTTATGCTGGGCGCCAAAATGATTTAAATAAGTTAGTTTTAGTTGATAGTGCTGGAATTAAACCAAAGCGTGGATTCGACTATTATGCTCGTGTTTATACGTATAAGTTAGGTAAAAAGGTTTTAAGCTTACCGGGATTACGTGCTTATAAAGAGAAAATGATGGAGAATGCGGGATCATCGGATTATAAGAATGCAACCCCTATGATGCGTCAAATCATGAGTAAGGTAGTTAATGAAGATTTACAACATTTAATGCCTTCAATCCAAGTAGAAACATTACTTGTTTGGGGCGATTTAGACGATGCAACGCCATTAAGTGATGCAAAGATTATGGAGAAAAAGATTCCTGGAGCGGGACTTGTTGTTTTCCCTGGAGCGGGACACTACTCTTATTTAGATTGTTTAGGACAATTTTTACGTGTGATTGATGTCTTCTTAGAGAAAGAAAGAGGTGAATAA
- a CDS encoding UDP-N-acetylmuramoyl-tripeptide--D-alanyl-D-alanine ligase encodes MGIIMAVLLGVLSLFLLWTLWGRMAHALQMLQQCHYMNDRFTTWIAGHRLVALPVPLSVLVIAYWVLVVVSFLFPMPGSILTIGTVVIGVLGLGIIKISSGVSKESKKPLKITARVWRIIATGSILMLLIAGLGSFFLGANGLMLLSQIAGWLLTFNLFAYVVMLLANEINKPMENSIRLGFINDARRIVKESPSLDVIGVTGSYGKTSTKHALNAILSEQFNTLMTPESYNTPMGITITIRNYLKPIHSKFIAEMGAYKVGEINELCEIAYPKYGVLTSVGPQHLETFKTIDNVKQTKFELIEYLPEDGIGFINIDDENIRDYYENKFSGKCTVYTYGIEREADYRAGDIVVSEKGTTFNVTFRDGSVHQFQTKLLGRHNIYNTVASIALGNELGIPVEKMKVAVRKMKPVTHRLELRRNGNFTIIDDAFNSNPVGSKMALEVLGQMNGKRIVLTPGMVDLGTAQYELNKAFGTYMKDTCDHVILVGKKQTEPIQEGLKEVGFPEERVTVAENLTEAFKVMYEVVEPGAFVLIENDLPELFAE; translated from the coding sequence ATGGGTATTATTATGGCAGTTTTATTAGGAGTTTTAAGTTTATTTTTACTTTGGACGTTATGGGGGCGTATGGCTCATGCCCTTCAGATGTTACAACAATGTCATTATATGAATGATCGCTTTACAACTTGGATTGCCGGGCATCGTTTAGTGGCGTTACCTGTCCCGTTATCTGTGTTAGTTATTGCATATTGGGTTTTAGTAGTGGTGAGCTTTTTATTCCCAATGCCAGGTTCTATTTTAACAATTGGCACAGTTGTGATTGGAGTCTTAGGTCTTGGAATTATTAAGATTAGTAGTGGTGTTTCAAAAGAATCAAAAAAACCGTTGAAAATTACAGCTCGTGTTTGGCGTATTATTGCAACGGGATCTATTTTAATGTTATTAATCGCTGGCTTAGGTTCATTCTTCCTTGGAGCGAATGGCTTAATGCTACTTTCACAAATCGCTGGCTGGTTATTAACGTTTAATTTATTCGCTTATGTAGTAATGCTACTTGCGAATGAGATTAATAAGCCAATGGAGAATAGTATCCGTTTAGGATTTATTAATGATGCGCGTCGTATTGTGAAAGAGTCTCCTTCATTAGATGTGATTGGTGTAACAGGAAGCTATGGTAAAACAAGTACAAAACATGCATTAAATGCGATTTTATCAGAGCAATTTAATACGTTAATGACGCCTGAAAGTTATAATACTCCAATGGGAATTACGATTACAATTCGTAATTATTTAAAACCAATTCATAGTAAGTTCATTGCCGAAATGGGTGCTTACAAAGTCGGAGAGATTAACGAGTTATGTGAAATTGCATATCCTAAGTATGGAGTTTTAACATCAGTAGGTCCACAGCACTTAGAAACATTTAAAACAATTGATAATGTGAAACAAACTAAGTTTGAGTTAATTGAGTACTTACCTGAGGACGGAATTGGATTTATTAATATTGATGATGAAAATATTCGTGATTACTATGAGAATAAGTTTTCGGGAAAATGTACGGTCTACACTTATGGAATCGAACGTGAAGCAGATTATCGAGCAGGTGATATTGTTGTTAGTGAAAAAGGAACCACGTTTAATGTGACATTCCGTGATGGAAGTGTTCATCAGTTCCAAACGAAATTATTAGGTCGTCATAATATTTATAATACGGTAGCGAGTATTGCTTTAGGGAATGAGTTGGGAATTCCAGTTGAAAAAATGAAAGTCGCTGTTCGTAAAATGAAACCTGTGACTCATCGTTTAGAGTTACGTCGTAATGGGAACTTTACGATTATTGATGATGCTTTTAATTCAAATCCAGTTGGATCTAAGATGGCACTTGAAGTGTTAGGACAAATGAATGGTAAACGCATTGTGCTAACACCAGGGATGGTCGATTTAGGAACAGCACAATATGAGTTAAATAAAGCTTTTGGAACATATATGAAAGATACATGTGATCATGTTATTCTAGTTGGTAAAAAACAAACAGAACCAATTCAAGAAGGTTTAAAAGAAGTTGGATTCCCAGAAGAGCGTGTAACAGTAGCTGAGAATTTAACAGAAGCATTCAAAGTAATGTATGAAGTCGTTGAACCAGGAGCGTTTGTCTTAATTGAAAATGATTTGCCTGAATTATTCGCTGAATAG
- a CDS encoding NUDIX hydrolase, which translates to MDNQFLEFIKKVQSIAQIGLSFSTDPYAVDNYEELKKISVKMLHDYTSLPMNECNLYKDFIYPTPQPAVRSMVIKNHQLLLVKEKDSGLWSLPGGWCDIDCTPKETAIKETFEESGYVIDCTKLLAVFDRRHYIKKSLYDVYCLYFLGNVVAGEAKCNHETEDIGWFDISELPPLSRKNSIEEIEKAYKVYTEDLETYFE; encoded by the coding sequence ATGGATAATCAATTTTTAGAGTTTATTAAAAAAGTTCAGTCAATTGCACAAATTGGATTATCATTTTCAACAGATCCGTATGCAGTGGATAATTATGAAGAGTTAAAGAAGATTAGTGTGAAGATGTTACACGATTATACATCATTACCAATGAATGAATGCAACTTATATAAAGATTTCATATATCCAACCCCACAACCTGCCGTTCGTTCAATGGTTATTAAAAATCATCAGCTATTACTCGTTAAAGAGAAAGATAGTGGTCTTTGGTCACTACCAGGTGGATGGTGTGATATTGATTGCACACCGAAGGAAACAGCTATTAAGGAAACGTTCGAGGAATCTGGTTATGTAATTGATTGTACGAAACTGTTAGCGGTGTTTGACAGACGACATTATATTAAAAAATCATTATATGATGTATATTGTCTATATTTCCTGGGGAATGTCGTAGCGGGAGAGGCAAAATGTAATCATGAGACGGAGGATATTGGATGGTTTGATATTTCAGAACTACCGCCATTGTCTCGAAAGAATTCAATCGAAGAGATTGAAAAGGCGTATAAAGTTTATACGGAAGATTTAGAAACATATTTTGAGTAA
- a CDS encoding D-alanine--D-alanine ligase family protein yields MKLKVGVFFGGESVEHEISIISANQAMHAIDKTKYDVVPVYLSKKREWYTGEALFDVKEYKNLDALLKKCQRIVIVPNNGKIQIERYPAKKFGNNVVNTIDVAIPVIHGTNGEDGALQGFFELNGIPYSGCEVAAAAVGQDKVFMKNILRDSGLPITNYVWYYSSDWFADQEACLDAIEEKLTYPVMIKPASLGSSVGISKANDRASLEEGITEAISYDKKFIVEEMVTQLVEVNCSVIGDFSSAKPSVLEEVMGSDEFLSFRDKYEGGGGSKGAKTGGTKSQGMASTNRIIPARLTDEGTKYVQDLAVQTFRVLGSAGVARIDFLINAENNEVYVNEINTIPGSLSFYLWEKTDRNFTELMTSLVELALKRQRERESLTFSFESNVLALQGAGTKGAKGTKA; encoded by the coding sequence ATGAAGTTAAAAGTTGGTGTATTTTTCGGTGGTGAATCGGTAGAGCACGAAATTTCAATTATTTCTGCTAACCAAGCAATGCATGCCATCGATAAAACAAAATATGATGTCGTACCAGTTTATTTATCTAAAAAACGCGAATGGTACACAGGTGAAGCATTATTTGATGTGAAAGAATATAAAAATTTGGATGCATTATTAAAAAAATGTCAACGTATTGTCATTGTTCCTAATAATGGTAAAATTCAAATTGAACGTTATCCTGCTAAAAAATTCGGAAACAATGTTGTAAATACAATCGATGTTGCGATTCCAGTTATTCACGGAACAAATGGTGAGGATGGAGCCTTACAAGGATTCTTTGAATTAAACGGAATTCCTTATTCGGGATGTGAGGTAGCTGCCGCTGCTGTTGGTCAAGATAAAGTGTTTATGAAAAACATTTTACGTGATTCAGGATTACCGATTACAAACTATGTGTGGTATTATTCATCAGATTGGTTTGCTGACCAAGAAGCTTGTTTAGATGCTATTGAAGAAAAATTAACATATCCAGTTATGATTAAACCTGCTAGCTTAGGTTCAAGTGTTGGAATTTCTAAAGCAAATGACCGTGCGTCATTAGAAGAAGGAATTACAGAAGCAATTAGCTATGATAAAAAATTCATCGTTGAAGAAATGGTTACTCAATTAGTTGAGGTTAACTGTTCGGTTATCGGAGATTTCTCTTCTGCTAAACCTTCTGTTTTAGAAGAAGTTATGGGTTCTGATGAATTTTTAAGCTTCCGTGATAAATATGAGGGGGGAGGAGGTTCTAAAGGTGCTAAAACTGGAGGAACTAAATCTCAAGGGATGGCAAGTACAAATCGTATTATCCCTGCTCGTTTAACGGATGAAGGAACAAAATACGTTCAAGATCTTGCGGTACAAACATTCCGCGTGTTAGGAAGTGCAGGGGTTGCTCGTATCGACTTCTTAATCAATGCTGAAAATAATGAAGTATATGTTAACGAAATTAATACAATTCCAGGATCATTATCATTCTACTTATGGGAAAAAACAGACCGTAACTTCACAGAATTAATGACTAGCTTAGTGGAATTAGCATTAAAACGTCAACGTGAACGTGAAAGCTTAACATTCTCATTCGAATCTAACGTTCTTGCTTTACAGGGTGCAGGAACAAAAGGAGCGAAAGGAACAAAAGCCTAA
- the clpP gene encoding ATP-dependent Clp endopeptidase proteolytic subunit ClpP translates to MSSYLVPTVIEQTAHGERAYDIYSRLLKDRIIMLSGEINDYTANIVVAQLLFLAAEDPDKDINLYINSPGGSVTAGFAIFDTMNYIKCDVSTICVGMAASMGAFLLSAGAKGKRYALPNSEVMIHQPLGGAQGQATEIAIAAKHILKTRDKLNNILSAQTGQPLEKIEQDTERDNFMSAEEAVAYGLVDQVVVRPVDISADNK, encoded by the coding sequence ATGAGTAGTTATTTAGTACCGACAGTCATTGAACAAACAGCTCACGGTGAGCGTGCATATGATATTTATTCTCGCTTATTAAAAGATCGTATCATCATGTTAAGTGGTGAAATTAACGATTATACAGCAAACATCGTTGTTGCTCAACTTTTATTCTTAGCTGCAGAAGATCCAGATAAAGATATCAACCTTTATATTAATAGTCCTGGTGGATCAGTTACAGCAGGATTTGCTATCTTTGATACAATGAACTACATCAAATGTGATGTATCAACAATCTGCGTTGGGATGGCAGCGTCAATGGGTGCTTTCTTACTTTCAGCGGGTGCTAAAGGTAAACGCTATGCTTTACCTAACAGCGAAGTCATGATTCATCAACCACTTGGTGGAGCACAAGGACAAGCCACTGAAATTGCCATTGCTGCAAAACACATTTTAAAAACTCGTGATAAATTAAATAACATCTTATCTGCTCAAACAGGTCAACCACTTGAAAAAATCGAGCAAGATACTGAACGAGATAACTTCATGTCAGCTGAAGAAGCTGTAGCTTACGGTTTAGTTGACCAAGTTGTTGTTCGTCCAGTGGACATTTCAGCAGATAATAAATAA
- the gap gene encoding type I glyceraldehyde-3-phosphate dehydrogenase: protein MAVKVAINGFGRIGRLALRLMIENNDFEVVAINDLTDAKTLAHLFKYDSAQGRFNGEIEVKEGAFVVNGKEIKVTAERNPADLPWGELGVDVVLECTGFFTSQEKAGLHLEAGAKKVVISAPATGDIKTVVYNVNQDILDGTETVISGASCTTNCLAPMAKVLNDKYGVQKGFMTTIHAYTNDQNTLDAPHGKGDLRRGRAAAASIVPNSTGAAKAIGLVIPELNGKLDGGAQRVPVITGSLTELVCTLNTKVTAAEINEAMKAAANESFGYTEDEIVSADVIGISYGSLFDATQTKVMEVNGEQLVKVAAWYDNEMSYTNQLIRTLGYFASLIK from the coding sequence ATGGCTGTTAAAGTAGCGATTAATGGATTCGGGCGTATCGGACGCTTAGCTTTACGTTTAATGATCGAAAACAATGACTTCGAAGTAGTTGCAATCAACGACTTAACTGATGCTAAAACATTAGCTCATTTATTCAAATATGATTCAGCTCAAGGACGTTTCAACGGAGAAATCGAAGTTAAAGAAGGTGCTTTCGTTGTTAACGGTAAAGAAATCAAAGTAACTGCTGAGCGTAACCCTGCAGACTTACCTTGGGGAGAATTAGGAGTAGACGTAGTATTAGAATGTACTGGATTCTTCACTTCTCAAGAAAAAGCTGGATTACACTTAGAAGCAGGAGCTAAAAAAGTAGTTATCTCTGCACCAGCTACAGGAGATATCAAAACTGTAGTTTACAATGTAAACCAAGATATCTTAGACGGAACTGAAACAGTTATCTCAGGAGCTTCTTGTACAACTAACTGTTTAGCTCCAATGGCTAAAGTATTAAACGACAAATATGGTGTACAAAAAGGATTCATGACTACAATCCATGCTTACACTAATGACCAAAATACATTAGATGCTCCTCACGGAAAAGGTGACTTACGTCGTGGACGTGCAGCTGCTGCATCAATCGTTCCAAACTCAACAGGAGCTGCTAAAGCTATCGGTTTAGTAATTCCTGAATTAAACGGAAAATTAGACGGTGGAGCTCAACGTGTTCCAGTAATCACTGGTTCATTAACTGAGTTAGTATGTACTTTAAACACTAAAGTAACTGCTGCTGAAATCAACGAAGCAATGAAAGCTGCTGCTAACGAATCATTCGGATACACTGAAGATGAAATCGTTTCAGCTGACGTAATCGGAATTTCTTACGGATCATTATTCGATGCTACTCAAACTAAAGTTATGGAAGTTAACGGAGAGCAATTAGTTAAAGTTGCTGCTTGGTATGACAACGAAATGTCTTACACTAACCAATTAATCCGTACTTTAGGATACTTCGCTTCTTTAATTAAATAA
- a CDS encoding competence/damage-inducible protein A → MNVAILAIGNEVLSGKTINTNSAFIAKQVEQLGGKVTHQQVVPDLEDEIARGLEIAYTYADLVITIGGLGPTVDDLSREGVAKYFKTELVYDDEIYEGICEYFRRSNREIPNNNHRQAYKFKEGLVLPNNNGTAPGLFLKQDNKSVFLLPGPPAELELMFSESVRPYFIDQIKERKISNSYRLCGIGESYAEEMILHLYGRYPHLNIAPYCAPDKVDYIVSTVDAYEEDLRAFDEEFKEIMKDYYIGDQNTDLATEIVRLLKEKQLKIATAESCSGGLLSSTLVNVSGASSVFLEGIVTYSYESKLNRLNIDVNRLMEFGAVSEEIAHDMAFNLEKLTGADITVGVTGIAGPGGGSELKPVGLVYIAINVCGQIFLKSYIFNGNREKIRQRTVAEALYWLHHYIKAL, encoded by the coding sequence GTGAATGTTGCGATTTTAGCGATTGGTAATGAAGTGCTGTCTGGTAAAACGATTAATACGAATAGTGCTTTTATTGCAAAACAAGTAGAACAGTTAGGTGGAAAAGTAACTCATCAACAAGTAGTTCCTGATCTAGAGGATGAAATTGCTCGAGGGTTAGAGATTGCATATACCTATGCGGATTTAGTGATTACTATTGGTGGATTAGGACCAACGGTAGATGATTTATCACGTGAAGGGGTTGCAAAGTATTTTAAAACAGAACTAGTTTATGACGATGAGATTTATGAAGGTATTTGTGAGTATTTCAGACGTAGCAATAGAGAAATTCCAAATAATAATCATCGTCAAGCTTATAAGTTTAAAGAAGGACTAGTTTTACCCAATAATAATGGAACAGCACCGGGATTATTTTTAAAGCAGGATAATAAATCAGTTTTCCTATTACCTGGACCTCCAGCAGAGCTTGAATTAATGTTTTCAGAGAGTGTAAGACCTTATTTTATTGATCAGATTAAGGAGCGTAAGATTAGTAATAGCTACCGTTTATGTGGAATTGGAGAGTCTTATGCAGAAGAAATGATTTTACACTTATATGGACGTTACCCTCATCTAAATATTGCACCTTATTGTGCTCCTGATAAAGTAGATTATATTGTTTCTACAGTGGATGCTTATGAAGAGGATTTAAGAGCCTTTGATGAAGAGTTTAAAGAAATTATGAAGGATTACTATATTGGAGATCAAAATACAGATCTTGCAACAGAAATTGTGCGCTTGCTTAAGGAAAAGCAATTAAAAATAGCAACGGCTGAAAGTTGCAGTGGTGGTCTTCTTTCATCGACTCTTGTGAACGTTTCAGGAGCATCTAGCGTCTTTTTAGAAGGAATCGTGACATATAGTTATGAGTCAAAATTAAATCGTTTAAACATTGATGTGAATCGTTTAATGGAGTTTGGCGCAGTTTCTGAGGAGATTGCACACGATATGGCATTCAATTTAGAAAAGTTAACGGGTGCTGATATCACAGTTGGTGTAACTGGAATTGCAGGACCAGGTGGTGGAAGTGAGTTAAAACCAGTTGGTCTAGTTTATATCGCGATTAATGTATGCGGTCAAATTTTCTTAAAATCATACATTTTTAATGGAAATCGTGAAAAAATAAGACAGCGCACAGTAGCGGAAGCTTTATATTGGCTTCACCATTATATAAAAGCGCTTTAA
- a CDS encoding phosphoglycerate kinase: protein MNKKTVKDVELNGKKVLVRVDFNVPMKDGKITNDNRIVAALPTIKYILENGGRAILFSHLGKIKSEEDKASKSLRPAAERLAELLGQDVKFIPETRGAELEAAIAELKDGEVLMFENTRFEDLDGKKESKNDPELGKYWASLGDIFVNDAFGTAHRAHASNVGISANLEAVAGFLLEKEIEFIGGAVDAPQRPMVAILGGAKVSDKIGVIENLLDKADKVLVGGGMMFTFLKAQGKNIGKSLCEEDKLELAKALLEKGGDKLVLPIDTVAAKEFSNDTEFRVVSVDALADDEMGLDVGPATVELFSNVLKDAKTVVWNGPMGVFEMSNFAKGTIGVCEAIANLEGAITIIGGGDSAAAAMQLGYADKFSHISTGGGASLEYLEGKELPGVASLSDKCCGCGCK from the coding sequence ATGAACAAAAAAACTGTTAAAGATGTTGAGTTAAATGGAAAGAAAGTCCTTGTACGTGTAGACTTCAACGTACCAATGAAAGACGGAAAAATTACAAATGACAACCGTATTGTAGCTGCATTACCTACAATCAAATACATCTTAGAAAATGGTGGACGTGCTATTTTATTCTCTCACTTAGGAAAAATCAAATCTGAAGAAGATAAAGCATCTAAATCATTACGTCCAGCTGCTGAGCGTTTAGCTGAGTTATTAGGACAAGACGTTAAATTCATCCCTGAAACTCGTGGAGCTGAATTAGAGGCTGCTATCGCTGAGTTAAAAGATGGAGAAGTTTTAATGTTCGAAAACACTCGTTTCGAAGATTTAGATGGTAAAAAAGAATCTAAAAATGATCCTGAGTTAGGTAAATACTGGGCTTCTTTAGGAGATATCTTCGTAAATGACGCATTCGGTACTGCACACCGTGCTCATGCATCAAACGTTGGAATCTCTGCTAACTTAGAAGCTGTAGCTGGATTCTTATTAGAAAAAGAAATCGAATTTATCGGTGGAGCTGTTGATGCGCCTCAACGTCCAATGGTTGCTATCTTAGGTGGAGCTAAAGTATCTGATAAAATCGGAGTTATCGAAAACTTATTAGATAAAGCTGACAAAGTATTAGTTGGTGGAGGAATGATGTTCACATTCCTTAAAGCTCAAGGTAAAAACATTGGTAAATCTTTATGTGAAGAAGATAAATTAGAATTAGCAAAAGCTTTACTAGAAAAAGGTGGAGACAAATTAGTTTTACCTATCGATACAGTTGCTGCTAAAGAATTCTCTAACGATACTGAGTTCCGCGTAGTTTCAGTTGATGCATTAGCTGATGACGAAATGGGATTAGATGTTGGACCTGCTACTGTTGAGTTATTCTCTAATGTATTAAAAGATGCTAAAACAGTTGTATGGAATGGACCAATGGGTGTATTCGAAATGTCTAACTTCGCTAAAGGAACTATCGGTGTATGTGAAGCTATCGCTAACTTAGAAGGTGCTATCACAATCATCGGTGGTGGAGATTCAGCTGCTGCTGCAATGCAATTAGGATACGCTGACAAATTCTCTCACATCTCAACAGGTGGAGGAGCTTCTTTAGAGTATTTAGAAGGTAAAGAATTACCAGGTGTTGCTTCATTAAGCGATAAATGCTGTGGATGCGGATGTAAATAA
- the tpiA gene encoding triose-phosphate isomerase has protein sequence MRKPIIAGNWKMNKNYDEAVEFIKAVADKVPSSDKVETAICAPALYLRSLVEHQGENLRIGAQNMHFEANGAFTGEIAPGMLKDLGVTYVILGHSERREMFNETDETVNKKTHAAFANGLVPIVCCGESLEERENGTTNQVVDSQIKRALEGLSLEQVKETVIAYEPIWAIGTGLTATNEQANETIGYIRSVVAREHGQEAADAIRIQYGGSVKPSTVAGLMAQPEIDGALVGGASLDVESFLGLLEF, from the coding sequence ATGAGAAAACCAATCATCGCAGGAAACTGGAAAATGAACAAAAACTATGATGAAGCTGTAGAATTCATCAAAGCTGTAGCAGATAAAGTGCCAAGCTCAGATAAAGTAGAAACTGCTATCTGTGCTCCAGCATTATACTTACGTTCATTAGTTGAACATCAAGGAGAAAACTTACGTATTGGTGCTCAAAATATGCACTTCGAAGCTAACGGTGCATTCACTGGAGAAATCGCTCCAGGTATGTTAAAAGACTTAGGAGTAACTTATGTTATCTTAGGACACAGTGAGCGTCGTGAAATGTTCAACGAAACTGATGAAACAGTTAACAAAAAAACTCATGCAGCATTTGCTAACGGATTAGTTCCAATCGTTTGCTGTGGGGAATCTTTAGAAGAGCGTGAAAATGGAACAACTAACCAAGTAGTTGATTCTCAAATCAAACGCGCTTTAGAAGGATTATCATTAGAGCAAGTTAAAGAAACAGTTATCGCATATGAACCAATCTGGGCTATCGGAACTGGATTAACTGCTACTAACGAGCAAGCTAACGAAACTATCGGATACATCCGTTCAGTTGTAGCTCGCGAACATGGTCAAGAAGCTGCTGATGCTATCCGTATCCAATACGGTGGATCAGTTAAACCTAGCACAGTTGCTGGTTTAATGGCTCAACCAGAAATCGATGGAGCTTTAGTTGGTGGAGCTTCTTTAGATGTTGAATCATTCTTAGGATTATTAGAATTCTAA
- a CDS encoding ribonuclease J: MEETQKLKVIPLGGLGEIGKNMTAIEYDDELIVIDCGIAFPDEDMYGVDLIIPDISYLIENESKLKGIFITHGHEDHIGAIPFILKQVNIPIYGTRLTIGLIENKLKEHGLLATTSLNIIKPRESAKFNHLEVEFIRNTHSIADSCSLAIHTPVGIIFHTGDFKVDLTPIDNEPMDFERISELAKEGILLLMSDSTNVERKGYTMSERVISETFTKLFEHATGRIIVATFASNIHRMQQIIDASKRYNRKVAFSGRSMENISKVATELGYLHIDDDQLVNIHNINSVADDELTLIVTGSQGEPMGALARIAFSNHRHIKLKPNDLFIISASPIPGNDKLIGRVINELYRKGCNVIYKDLEAVHVSGHACQEELKLILRLTHPKFFMPVHGEYRHLVHHKNLAEKVGIPKDNILVLSTGQVLELTPYSAEVNGRVRTGAIFVDGIGVGDVGNVVLRDRRMLAEGGMLIVVATIDKESKTLVSEPYIVTRGFVYVKESEDLMNEVKQITQTEIEMLLENETNEILVMKNRIKKALERYLYEKTKRRPSIFPIIMEV; the protein is encoded by the coding sequence TTGGAAGAAACTCAAAAACTTAAAGTCATCCCACTTGGTGGTCTTGGTGAGATTGGTAAAAATATGACTGCTATTGAATATGATGACGAACTCATTGTCATTGATTGCGGAATCGCCTTTCCTGATGAAGATATGTATGGAGTTGATTTAATCATTCCAGATATCTCATACCTTATTGAAAATGAATCGAAACTTAAGGGAATCTTCATCACACATGGTCATGAAGATCATATTGGAGCTATTCCCTTCATCTTAAAACAAGTCAATATCCCCATCTATGGAACACGACTAACCATTGGTTTGATTGAAAATAAACTAAAAGAGCACGGATTACTAGCTACAACCTCACTAAATATCATTAAACCTCGTGAAAGTGCTAAGTTTAATCATTTAGAAGTGGAATTTATTCGTAACACCCATAGTATCGCAGATTCTTGTTCACTAGCCATTCATACCCCTGTCGGAATCATCTTCCATACTGGGGATTTCAAAGTTGACTTAACTCCAATTGATAATGAGCCGATGGATTTTGAACGTATCTCTGAACTTGCTAAAGAAGGAATTCTTCTTCTGATGTCGGATAGTACAAACGTTGAGCGTAAAGGCTATACGATGTCCGAACGTGTAATCAGTGAGACTTTTACAAAACTCTTTGAACATGCCACAGGTCGTATTATTGTCGCCACGTTTGCATCAAATATTCATCGTATGCAACAAATCATTGATGCATCTAAACGATATAACCGTAAAGTTGCTTTTAGTGGACGTAGCATGGAAAATATCTCTAAAGTCGCCACTGAACTGGGCTATCTTCATATCGATGATGACCAACTTGTTAATATCCATAATATTAATAGTGTAGCAGATGATGAATTAACGTTAATTGTGACAGGTAGTCAAGGCGAACCAATGGGCGCTTTAGCACGTATTGCTTTCTCTAATCATCGCCACATTAAGTTAAAACCAAATGACCTATTCATTATTTCAGCTTCACCAATTCCGGGAAATGACAAATTAATTGGACGTGTCATCAATGAGCTCTATCGTAAAGGATGTAACGTCATCTACAAAGATTTAGAAGCTGTTCACGTATCAGGTCATGCCTGCCAAGAAGAACTCAAACTAATACTTAGACTAACCCATCCGAAATTCTTTATGCCGGTTCACGGAGAATACCGACATCTTGTTCATCATAAAAATCTTGCTGAAAAGGTTGGAATTCCGAAAGACAACATTCTTGTCTTATCCACAGGTCAAGTTCTTGAGCTAACACCTTACAGTGCTGAAGTTAATGGGCGTGTTCGTACAGGAGCTATCTTCGTGGATGGAATCGGTGTTGGAGATGTTGGAAATGTTGTCTTACGCGACCGCCGAATGCTTGCCGAAGGTGGAATGTTAATCGTTGTCGCCACAATTGATAAAGAATCAAAAACATTAGTCAGTGAGCCTTATATTGTAACACGTGGATTTGTTTATGTTAAAGAATCAGAAGATTTAATGAACGAAGTCAAACAAATTACTCAAACCGAAATTGAAATGCTTCTTGAAAATGAAACAAATGAAATTCTCGTGATGAAAAACCGTATTAAAAAAGCACTCGAACGTTACTTGTATGAAAAAACAAAACGTCGTCCAAGTATCTTCCCAATTATCATGGAAGTCTGA